The following DNA comes from Longimicrobiaceae bacterium.
ACATCTCCTCCAGCTGGAGCGTGGACGAGAACATGACCATCTGGCCCGGCGGGAGCAGCGGGCGGATCGAGAACGTCACCTTCCAGTGGAGCATCGTCTCCGAGTCGCTCTACCGGAGCTTCCACGGCAAGGGCGCGCACTCCATGGGGATGCTGGTGGGGGAGGGCTCCCGGAACATCACCATCCACCACAACCTGCTGGCGCACAACAACCAGCGGAACCCGCGGATCAAGCAGGACGTGCTGAACGCGGACGTGGTGAACAACGTGATGTACAACTGGGGTGACTTCGCGGCGGAGGTCGGCGAGAGCCTGGCCCACCCGCCCACCACGGTGAACTTCGTCGGGAACTTCTGGAAGGCGGGGGAGAACTCCCCTCTCCCCACGCGGCGGCGCGAGGTGCGGGTGAAGGCCATGCCCGTGGGATCGGGGATCTACTTCGAGGGGAACTACGGGCCCAGCCGCCCGTTCTCCGGCACCCAGCGCCCCGGCCAGGAGCTCGCGGCGGAGTGGGCCGTCTCCGACATCGAGCAGCGCTACCCCACCGAGCTGGAGCGGTACGTGAGCGCCGTCCGCTTCACGCACGCCCCCGTCCGCGAGGAGCGCGCCGACCTGGCGTACACGCTGGTGCTCGCGAAGGCGGGCGCGACCGTGCCGTTCCGGGACGCGGTGGACGAGCGGGTGATCGGCGAGGTGCGGCGGGGCCGGGGCGCGATCATCGACTCGCAGGCGCAGGTCGGCGGCTGGCCGGAGTACCGCGTGGAGCGGCGCCCCGAGGGATGGGACACCGACGGCGACGGGATGCCCGACGCCTGGGAGGCCGAGCACGGCCTGGACCCGAGCGACCCCTCCGACGGGAGCCAGGACCGCGACGGTGACGGCTACACCAACCTGGAGGAGTACCTCAGCTCACTGGTGGACTGAGCCGATGCGACTGCTGCGCCTTCTCCCGCTCCTCCTCCTGCTGGCGGCGTTCGCCGCCCCGGAGCCGCCCGTCACCGTGTACCTGACGGGCGACTCCACCGCCGCGCCCAAGCGGGTGCACCGGCGGCCGGAGACCGGGTGGGGGGAGGCGCTGCAGCAGTACTTCGACCCGGACCGGGTGCGGGTGGAGAACCACGCCCGGAACGGGCGGAGCACGCGCACCTTCATCGAGGAGGGGCGCTGGCAGGCCGTGCTCGACCGGCTCCGGCCGGGCGACTACGTCTTGGTCCAGTTCGGCCACAACGACGCCTCGCCGGAGAAGAAGGACCGCTACACCCCGCCCGCGGACTACCGCGCCAACCTGGTCCGCTTCGTCGCCGAGGCACGCGCGAAGCAGGCGCACCCGGTGCTCCTCACCCCGGTGCGCCGGCGCCGCTTCGACGCGTCCGGGGCGCTGGTGGACACCCACGGCGAGTACCCGGACCTCGTGCGCGCGGTGGCGGCGGAGCACGGGGTGCCGCTGATCGACGCGCACCGCGCCTCCGCGGAGGTGCTCACGCGCTACGGGGCGGAGGGCTCGCGGAAGCTGTTCCTCCACCTCGCCCCCGGGGAGAGCGCCAACTACCCCAAGGGGCTCGAGGACAACACCCATTCCTCGCCGCTGGGGGCCGAGGTGATGGCCGCCCTGGTGGTGGAGGGGATCCGCGCGGCCGGGATCGGCCTCGCCGACCACCTGCCGGCGGTGGCGGCGCCATGACGCGGACCTTCGCGCTCCTCCTCCTCGCGCTCCTCTCCGCCGGGGCTTCCGCGGCGCAGTCGCGGCCGGCCCCCGAGAAGGCCGCCTATCTCGCGCCGGAGCGGATCGCCGCCCTCCCCGCGCCGGAGCGGCGGGCGTGGGAGCGCTACCTGGCCGAGTCCCGCCGCTGGCGCGAGATTGACCGTCGGGCGCTGGAGGCGGAGCTGCGGGCGGCGGGCACCGAGCGCCTCACCCCGGCGCCGACCGCGCGCGGCTTCTGGGTCGAGAGGGAGATGACGCCGGAGTGGTTCCGGGGGGAGGAGGCGCGCCGGATCGCGGACGCCGTGGTCTCCTTCCAGACCCCCGCCGGCGGCTGGTCCAAGCGGATGGAGCTCGCCCGGCCGCGGCGGCCGGGCGAGGGGTGGACGAGCGAGGGGCACTCGCTCTGGCTGGGCACCTTCGACAACGACGCCACCACGGAGCAGCTCCGCTTCCTGGCCGGCGCGTACGCCGGGCACCGCGACCCGCGGTACCGGGCGGCCTTCCTCCGGGGCCTGGACTACGTGCTCCGCGCGCAGTTCCCCAATGGCTGCTGGCCGCAAGTGTACCCGCTGGCCGGCTCGTACCACGACGCGGCCACCTTCAACGACGACGCGATGCTGAACGTCCTCCGGCTCCTCCAGAAGGTGGGCCGCGGGGAGCTCGCCTTCGTGCCGGAGGGGGCGCGGCGGCGGGCGCGGGAGGCCGTGGAGCGGGGGACGGAGTGCATCCTGGAGAGCCAGGTGGTGGTGGACGGCCGCCGTACCCTGTGGGGGCAGCAGCACGACCCGCTCACCCTGGCGCCGGTGGGGGCGCGCAGCTACGAGCACGCCTCGCTGAGCGGGGCCGAGGGCGCCGGGATCTTCCGCTTCCTGATGAGCCTCGACGCGCCCGACGCGCGGGTGCGGTCGGCGGTGCGGGGCGCCGCCGCGTGGCTGCGGGAGAACGCGCTCTGGGGCTGGGACTACCACGGGAACGCCCGGGTGACGCCCCGTCCCGGCGCCGGTCCGATCTGGGCGCGCTTCGCCGAGATCGGCACCAACCGCCCCCTCTTCAGCAACCGCGACGGCGTGATCCGCTACGACCCGCGGGAGCTGACCGACCGCGCCGAGGGCTACGCCTGGTTCACCACGGAGCCGGCGGCCCACCTCCGCGAGTACGAGAAGTGGTCGCGCCGGCACGCGGAGCCCGCCCTCGCCGTCCCCGCGCCCCCGCGCGTCTCCGCGGTGGTGGACGCGGGGTACGCCGGGCCCGAGGGCGCGCGGGGGCGCGGCGTGCCCACGTACCGCAGCATCGCCCGCGCGGTCGCCGACGCGCCCGCGGAGGGCGGTGCGCCGTACGTCGTCTCGGTCCGGAAGGGCCGCTACCGCGAGAAGGTGAACGTGGAGCGGGCCAACGTCCACCTCGTGGGCGAGGATCGGGACGGAACGGTGCTCACCTACGACGCGGCGGCGGGGATGAAGAGCCCCGGCGGGTGGACGTACGGGACGCGGGGGAGCTGGACGCTGCGCGTGGCGGCGCCGGGCTTCCGGCTGGAGAACATGACGGTGGAGAACGCCTTCGACTACCCGGGGAACGCCGCGAAGGCCGAGACGGACCCCACCCGGCTGCGGGGGACGCAGGCGGTGGCCGTGATGCTGGACGAGGGGAGCGACCGCGCGGTGTTCCGCGACTGCGCCATCACGGGGCACCAGGACACGCTCTTCCCCAACGCGGGGCGGAGCTGGTTCCACCGCTGCACCATCGTAGGGAGCGTGGACTTCATCTTCGGCGCGGGGGTGGCCGTCTTCGAGGAGTCCGACCTCGTCTCGCGCGACCGGGGGAGCCGGAGCAACAACGGCTACGTCACGGCGCCGAGCACGCCGGCCTCCCAGCCGTACGGCTTCGTCTTCCTCCGGAGCCGGCTCCGCAAGGAGCGGCCGGAGATGGCGCCGGCCTCGGTGGCGCTCGGCCGCCCCTGGCACCCTTCCGGGAACCCGCACGTGGACCCGAGCGCCGTCTTCCTGGACAGCTGGATGGACGACCACGTGGGCGCGGAGGGGTGGGCGCCCATGAACAGCCGCGACGCGGCGGGGCACCAGCAGACGTGGGTGCCGGAGGGGGCGCGCTTCTTCGAGCACGGCACCACCGGGCCCCGGGCGGTGGCTAGCCCCGCGCGCCGCGTGCTGCCGCCGGAGCGGCTGGCGGAGTTCTCGGTGGAGCGGGTGCTCGGGGGGTGGGACCCGCGGCGGTAGGGATCCAGGCGAACGCAGGTCTGCGGGCGAGCGGCCCGGGAGCATGACGCGCTTCCGGGCCGCTTTCCGTCTGCACCCGGACGCCCTTTACGTTTCCGCCCTGGACGGAGACGGCGTCACTCGCACCTCACTGCCGGCCGGAAGACCTGGTTGTGCTGCCGTCGCTGTGCTCTCAGACGCCTCTGCGGCTCATGTCATCGGAAGGTCGAAAACAGGTCGTGCGTCGGAAATGACGTGACGCGCCCAAGCGCCTCCCATAGCATGGCATTGAGCTCGCTGCCGTAGTTGGCGGTCCCGGAGCGAGTGTTGAACAGCGCGACCCACGAGAAGTTGTGATACGAGCGCACGAGAATGCTCGTCGTGCCGGGCAGCCCTCCCGTGTGCGACCAGGTCGCGTCGCCCTCGGTTGGGCGAACCAGCCATCCATATGCGTAATAGCACGCGCCACTGGCACATACTACAGGGCCGTTGCTGGTCATCTCCGCGACGGTTTCAGCGCTGAGGATGTCCGGACGATTGGCGCGGCCATCGACGCCGGCCAGGAATCGCAAGAGATCAACGGTCGACGAGACCCAGGCGCCGCTTGCATCCATCGCTTCGAGGTGGAAGGCCCCGTAGGGAATGGGCGCCATGCCTTCGCCCGGGAACACGGATGGCACGGTCGGGCCCAGCCCCGGTTCTCCCGGCAAATAGTACCTCACCTCGTCAGGGAGCGCGTCGCGCAGGCGCGTCTTGCCCGACCGCGTGCGATTGGCGCCCACGGGCTGCAGCACGCGTGTGCGCACGTACTCCTCGTACGGCATGCCGCTCGAATGCTCGATCACGCGACCGAGAATGGCATAACCAAAATTCGAGTAGACGTACCTTTCGCCCGGATCGGAGTCGAGCGGCATTCCCTTCATGTATCGAATGATCGTTTCAGCAGACGCCGGCGCGGGCGCGTTGACCGCGGCTGCGGCGACCGCCGGCCGATCCATCGGATCGAATCCGCCATTCGGTCTATTACGATCCCAGCCTCCGGTGTGGTTGAGCAGCTGCCGAATGGTGATCTGCTCCCACCGCGGATCGACGGTCGCTCCCGGCGCAGGGGTGAGGTGCGCGATGAATGGCGCCACGCGATCATCGAGCCTGAGCTTGCCTTCTTCGACGAGCTTCATGATGGCGGCGGTGGTGATCGGCTTGGACACGCTGGCGATCCGGAAGAGCGCGTCAGGCTGCACCGGCGTCTTGTTCTCGAGATCCGCGAAACCAAAGCCTCGCGCATAGA
Coding sequences within:
- a CDS encoding serine hydrolase domain-containing protein codes for the protein MTITSFPIACLAVLLSCSGEPTTPPAPPPVSPPAQPEIPISGAAVPGMEPYDQTITDFMRKYAIPGGAVAVLRDGKLIYARGFGFADLENKTPVQPDALFRIASVSKPITTAAIMKLVEEGKLRLDDRVAPFIAHLTPAPGATVDPRWEQITIRQLLNHTGGWDRNRPNGGFDPMDRPAVAAAAVNAPAPASAETIIRYMKGMPLDSDPGERYVYSNFGYAILGRVIEHSSGMPYEEYVRTRVLQPVGANRTRSGKTRLRDALPDEVRYYLPGEPGLGPTVPSVFPGEGMAPIPYGAFHLEAMDASGAWVSSTVDLLRFLAGVDGRANRPDILSAETVAEMTSNGPVVCASGACYYAYGWLVRPTEGDATWSHTGGLPGTTSILVRSYHNFSWVALFNTRSGTANYGSELNAMLWEALGRVTSFPTHDLFSTFR
- the pelA gene encoding pectate lyase, with amino-acid sequence MTRTFALLLLALLSAGASAAQSRPAPEKAAYLAPERIAALPAPERRAWERYLAESRRWREIDRRALEAELRAAGTERLTPAPTARGFWVEREMTPEWFRGEEARRIADAVVSFQTPAGGWSKRMELARPRRPGEGWTSEGHSLWLGTFDNDATTEQLRFLAGAYAGHRDPRYRAAFLRGLDYVLRAQFPNGCWPQVYPLAGSYHDAATFNDDAMLNVLRLLQKVGRGELAFVPEGARRRAREAVERGTECILESQVVVDGRRTLWGQQHDPLTLAPVGARSYEHASLSGAEGAGIFRFLMSLDAPDARVRSAVRGAAAWLRENALWGWDYHGNARVTPRPGAGPIWARFAEIGTNRPLFSNRDGVIRYDPRELTDRAEGYAWFTTEPAAHLREYEKWSRRHAEPALAVPAPPRVSAVVDAGYAGPEGARGRGVPTYRSIARAVADAPAEGGAPYVVSVRKGRYREKVNVERANVHLVGEDRDGTVLTYDAAAGMKSPGGWTYGTRGSWTLRVAAPGFRLENMTVENAFDYPGNAAKAETDPTRLRGTQAVAVMLDEGSDRAVFRDCAITGHQDTLFPNAGRSWFHRCTIVGSVDFIFGAGVAVFEESDLVSRDRGSRSNNGYVTAPSTPASQPYGFVFLRSRLRKERPEMAPASVALGRPWHPSGNPHVDPSAVFLDSWMDDHVGAEGWAPMNSRDAAGHQQTWVPEGARFFEHGTTGPRAVASPARRVLPPERLAEFSVERVLGGWDPRR
- a CDS encoding rhamnogalacturonan acetylesterase, producing the protein MRLLRLLPLLLLLAAFAAPEPPVTVYLTGDSTAAPKRVHRRPETGWGEALQQYFDPDRVRVENHARNGRSTRTFIEEGRWQAVLDRLRPGDYVLVQFGHNDASPEKKDRYTPPADYRANLVRFVAEARAKQAHPVLLTPVRRRRFDASGALVDTHGEYPDLVRAVAAEHGVPLIDAHRASAEVLTRYGAEGSRKLFLHLAPGESANYPKGLEDNTHSSPLGAEVMAALVVEGIRAAGIGLADHLPAVAAP